One segment of Falco biarmicus isolate bFalBia1 chromosome 12, bFalBia1.pri, whole genome shotgun sequence DNA contains the following:
- the LOC130157450 gene encoding carbohydrate sulfotransferase 9-like: MRFLQRLVVSAALGIATFLSWRLLLQSPAAGQGGDLAPEAEEGFTLTLDTFLHVQQLRKKRLRAFCSRSGKVTRMPRSREEKAYLLSSLRVSTKLDLLYCQVPSTGMEEWQQLLEKLEEEENVTLPVPLPYPWRHGPKTQLSQFNLTEIEAMLGSYTKVLFVRDPFQRLISTFMQGLGTNPSFSSFVQDVLDSGQKKAGAAWEPLVSLCRPCLVQYDYVVVFGFLRQELAHLLRRAGLPADSLLSKFTDTQVQWTYSWLSEQMFSELSLQQKQQLSHFYRGDLAAFPFPSSFLSDLLSTPETW; this comes from the exons ATGCGATTCCTTCAACGTCTCGTCGTCTCAGCCGCCCTGGGCATCGCCACCTTCCTGAGCTGGAGGCTGCTTCTCCAGAGCCCGGCTGCCGGCCAAGGAG GTGACCTGGCCCCCGAGGCGGAGGAGGGTTTCACTTTGACACTGGACACCTTCTTACACGTTCAGCAGCTCAGGAAGAAGAGACTGAGAGCTTTTTGCAGCCGATCAGGCAAAGTCACCAGGATGccaaggagcagggaggaaaaagccTACCTGCTCTCGAGTCTGAGGGTAAGCACCAAGCTGGACCTCCTCTACTGCCAAGTGCCATCGACAGGGATGGAGGAATGGCAGCAGCTTTTGGAGAAgctagaggaggaggagaacgTGACACTCCCAGTACCGCTTCCCTACCCTTGGCGGCACGGTCCAAAGACACAGCTGAGCCAGTTCAACCTGACGGAGATCGAGGCCATGTTAGGGTCTTACACCAAGGTGCTCTTTGTCAGGGACCCTTTCCAGAGGCTGATCTCCACGTTCATGCAAGGCTTGGGCACCAACccttccttcagcagctttgtcCAGGATGTTTTAGACAGCGGACAGAAGAAGGCTGGAGCGGCTTGGGAACCACTGGTCAGCCTCTGCCGGCCCTGTCTGGTGCAGTATGACTACGTGGTGGTGTTTGGCTTcctgaggcaggagctggctcaTCTGCTGCGGCGGGCTGGGCTGCCCGCGGACAGCCTCCTCTCCAAGTTCACTGACACCCAAGTGCAGTGGACCTACAGCTGGTTATCCGAGCAGATGTTCAGCGAGCTGTCCCtccaacagaagcagcaactgTCTCATTTCTATCGCGGGGATCTTGCTGCTTTCCCATTTCCTAGCAGTTTTCTGTCAGACCTCCTCAGCACCCCAGAGACCTGGTAG